The Zingiber officinale cultivar Zhangliang chromosome 9A, Zo_v1.1, whole genome shotgun sequence genome window below encodes:
- the LOC122019231 gene encoding uncharacterized protein LOC122019231 yields MRDRARIPLLARSVKDRFTLYLGGADPWAARSWLKNLESTFGYLSCSDEEKVELAAYHLRDQAVTWWDMQKTIFGEQRITWAIFRDTFERQYFPATFCLARRQEFLNLKQGDRSVMEYNAEFCRLAEFFPHLVAQDYDRMQQFTQGLAAYIRIRMSGFPGSSYREVLDRALFIEMTQQQVNQEKGHEKQLSQKRGNKGQSSRAPSGGSSRPQKTGRTSDGGGIILLVTFTEEIAEDLECPTSATPTAFSGTDISCAGSGTSDYTVFCRSVFSSGISSTTGLSSTSALLSILAAASVSVSAASSRTYDASADHFRDTTAELRDLLIDTGSSHSFISRVFLGKIGRLPSRRTHGLTVSLPSGEVLEMVEFDIILGMDWLAMNHATVDCRARVVTFRPPGLPSWTFIGTGGDGILVISAMQARRLLLQGCQGYLLSMVKADTDALPRLSDVSIVREFSDVFPDELPGLPPKRQVEFTIELVPGTAPVSKTPYRMAPKELEELKVQLQELLDRGFICPSVSPWGAPLNAVTVKNKYPLPRIEVLFDQLKDTCVYSKIDLRSGYHQLRVGDADIPKIAFRTRYGHYEFLVMPFGLTNAPAVFMDLMNRVFLEYLDQFVIVFIDDILVYSRSEEEHRRHLRIVLEMLRREHLYAKFSKCTFWLPSVGFLGHVVSSRGISIDPQKIEAITSWEKPKTVQEIRSFLGLAGYYRSFSSIALPLTRLTRKGEKFSWTKSCEQSFQELKRRLVIAPVLVLPSGMDGFVLFTDASYQGLGAVLMQRDRVVSYASRQLKDHERNYPVHDLELAAIIFALKIWRHHLYGITFEIYTYHKTKVVADALSRKSRGVLACHRVMVTELMQSFSELGLMEQAQTERGLLVTMVAQSPIVERIKEAQVTDQHLQFLRSRVTSGQQTEFTCDDSGILYFRGRLCVLESHPVQEDLLREAHRSRFAIHPGGTRMYRDLKRSYWWNGMKKDIAAFVAQCLVCQQIKAEHQRPAGLLQKIEIPEWKWEHITMDFVVGLPRTRKGHDAIWMAPFEALYGRACRSPTLWDEVGESSVLGPQSIQRDAELVGTIRRRMSEAQDRQKSYADRRWRPLEFFVDDHVFLRVSPTKGVRRFGLKGKLAPRYIRRFQILERIGEVAYRLALPPSLAGVHDVFHVSMLRKYVPHPTHILIDVSITLQPDVTYEEVPVRILDRKERQLRNKTIRLVKVGWEHHSDDEATWELEDEIRARYPRLFDEGM; encoded by the exons ATGAGGGACAGAGCTCGGATACCGTTGCTGGCGAGGTCCGTCAAGGACAGATTTACCTTATATTTGGGCGGAGCAGATCCTTGGGCTGCTCGAAGCTGGTTGAAGAATTTAGAGAGCACCTTTGGGTACCTGAGCTGCTCGGATGAGGAGAAAGTGGAACTGGCAGCGTATCATCTCCGGGATCAGGCAGTCACATGGTGGGACATGCAGAAGACGATCTTTGGAGAGCAGCGTATCACATGGGCGATATTCCGAGACACATTTGAGCGGCAATATTTCCCAGCGACCTTCTGTCTAGCTCGACGCCAGGAATTTCTGAATCTCAAGCAGGGCGACCGGTCAGTGATGGAGTACAATGCTGAATTCTGTAGGTTGGCAGAATTTTTTCCTCACTTAGTGGCACAAGATTATGATCGTATGCAACAGTTCACTCAGGGCCTTGCAGCATACATTCGGATCCGGATGTCAGGATTTCCAGGTAGTTCCTATCGGGAGGTTCTAGATCGAGCACTATTCATAGAGATGACTCAGCAGCAGGTAAATCAGGAGAAAGGACATGAAAAGCAGTTGTCACAAAAGAGAGGGAATAAAGGTCAGAGTTCTCGGGCTCCTTCCGGAGGATCTTCTCGGCCTCAGAAGACTGGGCGAACATCGGATGGAG GGGGAATCATCCTCTTAGTCACGTTCACAGAGGAGATCGCAGAAGACTTAGAGTGCCCCACGTCAGCAACGCCCACAGCCTTCTCAGGGACAGATATATCATGTGCAGGGTCAGGAACCAGCGACTACACAGTATTCTGCCGCAGTGTCTTCTCATCAGGCATTTCCAGCACAACAGGATTGTCATCCACATCAGCCTTACTCAGCATATTAGCAGCAGCCTCAGTCTCAGTATCAGCAGCCAGTTCCCGCACCTACGATGCCAGCGCAGACCACTTCAGGGATACCACAGCCGAGCTCAGAG ATttattgatagatactggtagttcccatTCATTCATATCTCGAGTATTTCTGGGTAAAATCGGGAGATTGCCTAGTCGTCGGACACACGGGCTGACAGTATCTCTACCCTCTGGCGAG GTATTGGAGATGGTGGAATTtgacattatattgggcatggattggcTGGCCATGAACCATGCCACAGTTGACTGCAGAGCGAGAGtagtcacattccgacctcccGGTCTACCATCGTGGACATTCATCGGAACTGGGGGTGATGGGATATTAGTCATATCAGCAATGCAAGCGAGAAGATTACTGTTGCAGGGTTGTCAGGGATATTTGCTGTCCATGGTTAAAGCTGATACGGATGCATTACCACGACTCTCGGACGTTTCTATTGTTCGAGAATTTTCAGATGTATTCCCTGACGAACTCCCCGGGTTGCCTCCTAAAAGGCAAGTCGAGTTTACAATTGAGTTGgttccgggaaccgcaccggtATCCAAGACCCCCTATCGCATGGCACCAAAGGAGTTAGAGGAGCTGAAGGTTCAGTTGCAGGAGCTGTTGGATAGAGGATTTATCTGTCCCAGTGTTTCTCCGTGGGGAGCACCA CTGAATGCGGTCACTGTCAAGAACAAATATCCACTGCCACGTATAGAGGttttatttgatcagctgaagGATACCTGTGTATATTCAAAGATTGATTTGCGCTCAGGCTATCATCAGCTCAGGGTTGGAGATGCGGATATTCCGAAGATAGCATTTCGCACTCGTTATGGTCATTAcgagttcttggtaatgccatttgggcttaccaatgccccAGCAGtgttcatggatctgatgaacagagtattcctCGAGTACTTGGATCAGttcgttattgtgtttatcgatgatattctcGTATATTCCCGATCTGAGGAGGAACACAGgcgacatcttcgcatagttttggAGATGCTACGACGAGAACACCTCTATGCGAAGTTTAGTAAATGCACCTTTTGGCTACCTTCGGTGGGTTTTCTTGGACACGTTGTCTCCAGCAGAGGTATATCTATAGATCCACAGAAGATTGAGGCCATCACTAGTTGGGAGAAGCCGAAGACAGTACAGGAGATTCGTAGCTTCTTGGGATTAGCTGGGTATTATCGTAGCTTCTCCAGCATAGCCTTGCCATTGACACGATTGACCCGGAAGGGAGAGAAGTTTAGCTGGACAAAAtcttgtgagcagagcttccaggaGCTCAAGCGGAGGCTTGTTATTGCACCAGTGTTAGTACTCCCCTCTGGcatggatggatttgtactcttcACAGATGCATCATATCAGGGATTGGGTGCCGTACTTATGCAGCGCGATCGTGTGGTGTCATATGCCTCACGTCAGCTGAAAGATCATGAGAGGAATTATccagttcatgatttggagttggcAGCTATCATCTTCGcactgaagatttggcgacatcatttatatgggATCACCTTTGAGATTTATACATATCATAAAA ccaaAGTGGTGGCTGATGCTTTGAGCAGGAAATCCCGTGGAGTTTTGGCATGCCACCGAGTGATGGTTACAGAGTTGATGCAGAGCTTCTCTGAGTTGGGGTTGATGGAGCAAGCACAGACAGAGCGAGGCTTGCTAgtcaccatggttgctcagtcacctATAGTGGAGCGTATCAAAGAGGCTCAGGTTACGGATCAGCATCTGCAGTTTTTACGTAGCAGAGTTACCTCAGGACAGCAGACAGAGTTTACCTGTGATGATAGTGGAATTCTGTATTTCCGCGGCAGATTATGTGTCCTTGAGTCACATCCTGTTCAGGAGGACTTATTACGGGAAGCACATCGATCTAGATTTGCGATTCATCCAGGAGGTACTCGCATGTACAGGGATCTGAAACGATCatactggtggaatggtatgaagaaggaTATTGCGGCATTTGTGGCGCAGTGTTTAGTTTGTCAGCAGATTAAGGCAGAGCATCAGAGACCAGCTGGGTTATTGCAGAAGATAGAAAtaccggaatggaaatgggagcatatcacgatggactttgtggtaggactaCCCCGGACCCGGAagggtcatgatgcgatttgg ATGGCACCATTCGAGGCATTAtatggcagagcatgtagatctcctactttatgggatgaggttggagaatcGTCAGTCTTGGGCCCCCAGAGTATTCAGCGAGATGCAGAGTTGGTTGGCACCATCAGACGCAGAATGTCAGAAGCCCAGGACCGACAGAAAAGCTACGCGGATCGGAGAtggagacctttagagttttttgTGGATGATCATGTGTTCCTGCGAGTGTCTCCTACCAAGGGAGTTAGGAGATTTGGATTAAAAGGGAAGTTAGCTCCTCGTTACATCAGAcgctttcagatacttgagaggaTCGGTGAGGTAGCATATCGACTGGCGCTGCCTCCTTCACTTGCCGGGGTgcatgatgtatttcacgtatctatgttgaggaaatATGTACCACACCCTACGCATATTTTGATAGATGTCTCGATCACCCTTCAGCCAGATgtaacatatgaggaggttccagtgcGGATATTGGATCGTAAGGAACGCCAGCTGCGAAACAAGACAATCCGATTGGTCAAGGTTGGATGGGAGCATCATTCAGATGACGAGGCAACCTGGGAGCTGGAGGATGAGATCCGAGCACGGTACCCGCGGTTGTTTGATGAAGGTATGTAG